In Phragmites australis chromosome 16, lpPhrAust1.1, whole genome shotgun sequence, one DNA window encodes the following:
- the LOC133896403 gene encoding uncharacterized protein LOC133896403, which produces MADSDVAPPPPEVAPQEQSLAVESAPAEQEAAPEGEGDHKRKLEEVDAGAEENGAGGDAKRPRADGEPDAAGVEQDNEPSVKVEEPAAADDSKVAPAEGAADAENGEAAPGTDSLVGSDEKPIESTPEAAAEAPQQEGDASSAAQETSRKIEVPNSKVGVLIGKAGETIRNLQTSSGAKIQITKDVDVDSNALTRSVELVGTLESIDKAEQLIKSVIAEAEAGGSPALIARGFGSGQSGSEQFEMTVPDNKVGLIIGKGGETIKSLQTRSGARIQLIPQHPPEGVTLTERTVRVTGSKKQIEVAKDMIKEAMNQTFSRHATQSGGFGQQNYRPQGHGAASQWAPRSQSQPGYGYPPRGMPPPQNYNQPYGGYPQQPPPRGGMGWDQRQGPPPHSSHQGGGYDYYKQGSQPYDSQPPSYPPGPGNYNSYGPSQAPSYGQPQYPQPAPQQNYGHGYGDPRYNAPVPNQQYYGQPPMGPQQGYPQQPDPYARPAYSGPGQWPPRGAPVADGTYQAPPPTSYGPPSQQPPAYNQTYGATTGPDGYAQQGYPQQVGQAPAPYGQSAPAAPGYPQQGAQQGGYAQYPPTQPAYGDQAAQTNANYGYQGAPADPNYGSAYPQSGYGPTPAAGQAGYASAPAAGQPAYGQAGYTQPPTNPPSYDQSAAPPAQSGYAAAPANP; this is translated from the exons ATGGCGGACTCCGAcgtagcgccgccgccgccggaagtAGCCCCCCAGGAGCAGTCCCTGGCCGTAGAATCCGCCCCTGCCGAGCAGGAGGCGGCCCCCGAGGGCGAGGGCGATCACAAGAGGAAGCTCGAGGAGGTCGATGCCGGCGCGGAGGAGAACGGCGCCGGCGGGGACGCCAAGCGTCCGCGCGCGGACGGCGAGCCCGATGCCGCAG GGGTTGAGCAGGACAATGAGCCATCtgtgaaggtggaggagccAGCGGCTGCGGATGACAGCAAGGTTGCTCCAGCGGAGGGGGCGGCGGATGCTGAGAATGGTGAGGCCGCTCCTGGTACGGATTCGCTGGTGGGTTCTGATGAGAAGCCGATTGAGTCCACACCAGAAGCAGCGGCTGAAGCTCCTCAGcaagaaggtgatgcatcaagtGCCGCGCAGGAGACTTCTCGTAAAATCGAAGTGCCCAATAGCAAG GTCGGTGTTCTAATAGGAAAAGCTGGTGAAACAATCAGGAACTTGCAAACGAGCTCAGGTGCAAAGATCCAAATAACCAAGGATGTCGATGTTGACTCAAATGCTCTGACTCGGTCGGTTGAATTAGTTGGAACCCTTGAAAGCATTGATAAAGCTGAGCAGCTTATTAAAAGTGTCATAGCTGAG GCTGAGGCTGGTGGATCCCCTGCTTTAATAGCTAGAGGTTTTGGAAGTGGACAGTCAGGATCAGAGCAGTTTGAGATGACAGTTCCTGATAACAAG GTTGGTCTGATTATTGGAAAAGGCGGTGAGACAATTAAAAGTCTGCAAACAAGATCCGGTGCTCGTATTCAG TTGATTCCCCAACATCCTCCGGAGGGTGTTACATTGACTGAAAGAACTGTACGTGTTACTGGGAGTAAGAAGCAGATCGAAGTTGCAAAAGACATGATCAAGGAAGCTATGAATCAG ACATTTTCGAGGCATGCAACCCAATCTGGTGGATTTGGTCAGCAGAATTACCGCCCTCAGGGTCATGGTGCAGCTTCTCAGTGGGCACCTCGTTCTCAATCTCAGCCTGGCTATGGATACCCACCAAGAGGTATGCCTCCACCTCAGAACTACAACCAACCCTACGGTGGCTACCCGCAGCAGCCACCACCAAGAGGTGGCATGGGCTGGGACCAGAGGCAGGGCCCTCCACCCCATTCTTCCCATCAGGGTGGCGGTTATGACTACTACAAGCAGGGATCTCAACCATATGATAGCCAGCCACCAAGCTACCCTCCTGGACCAGGGAACTACAACAGTTATGGGCCATCGCAGGCTCCTAGTTATGGACAACCTCAGTATCCACAACCTGCACCTCAACAGAACTATGGCCATGGATATGGTGATCCTAGATACAATGCTCCGGTGCCAAACCAGCAGTACTATGGGCAGCCACCAATGGGACCCCAGCAAGGCTATCCTCAACAGCCAGATCCTTATGCTAGGCCTGCATACAGTGGACCTGGACAATGGCCGCCCAGAGGTGCACCAGTCGCAGATGGCACGTACCAGGCACCGCCTCCTACATCTTACGGGCCACCATCTCAGCAGCCTCCTGCTTATAATCAGACATATGGCGCAACGACTGGACCTGATGGGTATGCTCAACAGGGTTACCCACAGCAGGTTGGGCAAGCGCCCGCTCCATATGGTCAGAGTGCACCAGCAGCACCAGGTTATCCTCAGCAAGGCGCACAACAAGGTGGCTATGCTCAGTACCCGCCAACCCAACCAGCATATGGTGATCAAGCAGCCCAAACCAATGCGAACTACGGGTACCAGGGAGCTCCTGCTGATCCCAACTATGGAAGTGCCTACCCACAGTCAGGATATGGTCCTACTCCGGCAGCTGGTCAGGCTGGTTATGCTTCTGCACCAGCAGCCGGCCAGCCTGCTTATGGTCAGGCAGGATACACCCAGCCACCTACAAATCCGCCCAGTTATGATCAATCTGCAGCACCACCGGCTCAGAGTGGGTATGCTGCAGCCCCCGCAAATCCATAG